The Penaeus chinensis breed Huanghai No. 1 chromosome 16, ASM1920278v2, whole genome shotgun sequence genome window below encodes:
- the LOC125033395 gene encoding small nuclear ribonucleoprotein Sm D1-like translates to MKLVRFLMKLSHETVTIELKNGTQVQGTITGVDVAMNTHLKSVKMTLKNHEPVSYDTLTIRGNNIRYFILPESLPLENLLIDDGPRARRGRSDRGRGPGGRGRGRGGRGRGRGGPRGRGRGGPRR, encoded by the exons ATTTCTTATGAAACTCAGTCATGAAACTGTGACAATTGAACTTAAAAATGGCACACAAGTCCAAGGCACTATTACAG gTGTGGACGTAGCAATGAACACACACCTGAAAAGTGTGAAAATGACTCTAAAGAACCATGAACCAGTCAGCTATGACACCCTCACCATCCGAGGAAACAATATTCGTTACTTCATTTTGCCTGAATCTTTGCCTCTTGAAAACTTGCTCATTGATGATGGGCCCAGAGCCAGAAGGGGCAGATCAGATCGTGGACGTG GACCAGGAGGTCGTGGTCGAGGACGTGGTGGACGAGGACGTGGTCGAGGAGGACCCCGTGGCAGAGGCCGAGGAGGACCACGGCGTTAG